From Nonomuraea helvata, a single genomic window includes:
- a CDS encoding putative quinol monooxygenase, which yields MTTTSTAPAPVSLYGFLTPKPGHADELRKLLMDLVEPSRGHEGNLEYHLHEQEDGRFFLYEVWRSQEDLDRHNATPLLRAFMDELSEHIEGAPEAYFGAMRSPHPAIVVCARTPF from the coding sequence ATGACGACGACTTCGACGGCACCAGCGCCCGTTTCGCTCTACGGATTCCTGACCCCCAAGCCCGGACACGCCGACGAACTCAGGAAGCTCCTGATGGACCTTGTCGAGCCGTCTCGGGGGCACGAGGGCAATCTTGAATACCACCTCCACGAGCAGGAAGACGGCCGATTCTTCCTCTATGAGGTCTGGCGTTCGCAGGAGGACCTCGACCGGCACAACGCGACCCCACTGCTGCGCGCCTTCATGGACGAACTGTCCGAGCACATCGAAGGAGCACCCGAGGCTTACTTCGGCGCGATGAGGAGTCCCCATCCGGCCATCGTGGTCTGCGCGCGGACACCGTTCTGA
- a CDS encoding MerR family transcriptional regulator: MKIGELSRETGVAVRLLRYYEAQGLLTSHRSEGGHRHYDPEAPATVGRIRTLLAAGLPTKVIRELMPCFVGDGTELQACVLDHLRTQYAELDSRIADLTRAQTALGDILEASTRAAIHV; the protein is encoded by the coding sequence ATGAAGATCGGGGAGCTGTCCCGCGAAACAGGCGTGGCCGTACGTCTCCTCCGCTACTACGAGGCCCAGGGGCTGCTCACCTCCCACCGCAGCGAAGGCGGCCACCGGCATTACGATCCCGAGGCCCCCGCCACTGTCGGCCGCATCCGCACCCTGCTCGCTGCCGGGCTCCCTACCAAGGTCATCCGCGAGCTCATGCCCTGCTTCGTCGGCGACGGCACCGAGCTGCAGGCCTGCGTTCTCGACCACCTGAGAACCCAGTACGCCGAGCTGGACTCCCGCATAGCCGACCTCACCCGAGCCCAAACCGCTCTGGGCGACATCCTCGAAGCCTCCACCCGAGCAGCCATCCACGTCTGA
- a CDS encoding ATP-binding cassette domain-containing protein: MTGAAVRVRGLIKQYGDVHALRGIDLDIGMGEVLGILGPNGAGKSTIVEISEGYRQ; the protein is encoded by the coding sequence ATGACTGGGGCTGCGGTGAGGGTCAGGGGCCTGATCAAGCAGTACGGCGATGTGCATGCGCTCCGCGGCATCGACCTGGACATCGGCATGGGTGAAGTGCTCGGGATCCTCGGCCCCAACGGCGCGGGCAAGTCCACCATCGTGGAGATCTCGGAGGGCTACCGCCAGTGA
- a CDS encoding MarR family winged helix-turn-helix transcriptional regulator, translating to MVIREETPEDAFFRELGGACAELRQAFARHVGMSPHRVQLLIRLWRDGETSHSDLRRTLGIDGASVTRLVKEFEAEGLIGRRLDPADNRYTLAALTTAGERAAADLERSHQVYQERLLHGVAPEQREIVLSVLRRVRANIIEQENP from the coding sequence ATGGTGATACGTGAGGAGACGCCTGAGGACGCCTTCTTCCGTGAGCTCGGCGGCGCCTGCGCCGAGCTGCGGCAGGCGTTCGCCAGGCACGTGGGCATGAGCCCCCACCGAGTGCAGTTGCTCATCCGTCTGTGGCGCGACGGCGAGACCAGCCACAGCGACCTGCGCCGGACGCTGGGCATCGATGGTGCGAGCGTCACCCGGCTGGTCAAGGAGTTCGAGGCCGAAGGGCTGATCGGCCGTCGCCTCGACCCGGCGGACAACCGCTACACCTTGGCCGCGCTGACCACTGCGGGCGAGCGGGCCGCGGCCGATCTGGAGCGATCGCACCAGGTGTACCAGGAGCGGCTGCTGCACGGTGTCGCCCCGGAACAGCGGGAGATCGTGCTGAGCGTGCTACGCCGTGTCCGCGCGAACATCATCGAACAGGAGAACCCATGA
- a CDS encoding ester cyclase has translation MTEDLRAAARRMYAAFNAHDHAAAAEIFTADFYSHPMDTTGPDSVTRAWQRFHETFPDARVVVEDMIVEGDTVAVRTSVHGIPGTQPPTMLEMFRVRDGRIAELWGLSSLRRDS, from the coding sequence ATGACCGAGGACCTGCGGGCCGCTGCCCGGCGCATGTACGCCGCGTTCAACGCCCACGACCACGCGGCCGCGGCGGAGATCTTCACGGCGGACTTCTACAGCCACCCCATGGACACGACCGGGCCGGATAGCGTCACCCGAGCGTGGCAGCGGTTCCATGAGACGTTCCCCGATGCTCGGGTGGTCGTCGAGGACATGATCGTCGAGGGGGACACGGTCGCCGTCCGTACGAGCGTGCACGGCATCCCCGGTACGCAGCCACCGACCATGCTGGAGATGTTCCGGGTGCGCGACGGGCGTATCGCTGAGCTGTGGGGGCTGTCGTCGCTGCGACGCGACTCTTGA
- a CDS encoding serine hydrolase domain-containing protein: MSQHPAVPFRPAWAAGAAVLALALGTLSPATADVAPQDRPGGAVQTALHDLVSGGEFPGALAAVRERDGRSWDYTAGVGDLVTRAKVPVNGQVRIASITKTFTAAVVLQLAGEGKVKLDAPVETYLPGLVRGNGNDGRLITVRQLLQHTSGMPEHGRAIAGTFFESQHRYFEPRELLDLALTQKPQFAPGKSWGYSNTGYVLLGLLVQKVTGRPVSAEITDRIMTPLGLGDTYWPAAGEQKIRGVHPGAYKSKTSKPGGEPVDVSEMDPSRGWAAGQLVSTPRDVNRFLGALLGGRLLTPSMLEQMKRTVPVAGAPQGWGYGLGLTKILLSCGGLAWGHSGDVGGYSTRSGITEGGRSATVTATAESLTADGDKQLDAALDTALCAGR; the protein is encoded by the coding sequence ATGTCTCAGCATCCTGCTGTCCCCTTCCGCCCGGCCTGGGCGGCCGGCGCGGCGGTTCTGGCCCTCGCTCTGGGGACCCTCAGCCCGGCGACCGCCGACGTCGCCCCCCAGGACCGGCCGGGCGGCGCCGTGCAGACGGCGCTGCACGATCTGGTCAGCGGCGGCGAGTTCCCCGGTGCGCTGGCCGCTGTCAGGGAGCGCGACGGGCGCAGCTGGGACTACACCGCAGGTGTGGGCGACCTGGTCACGCGGGCGAAGGTCCCGGTCAACGGGCAGGTGCGCATCGCCAGCATCACCAAGACCTTCACCGCCGCGGTCGTGCTGCAGCTGGCCGGCGAGGGCAAGGTCAAGCTGGACGCGCCGGTCGAGACGTATCTGCCAGGGTTGGTACGCGGCAACGGGAACGACGGCCGCCTGATTACCGTCCGCCAGCTGCTCCAGCACACCTCCGGCATGCCCGAGCACGGCAGGGCCATCGCGGGAACGTTCTTCGAAAGCCAGCACCGTTACTTCGAGCCCCGGGAGCTGCTCGACTTGGCTCTGACGCAGAAGCCGCAGTTCGCACCCGGCAAGAGCTGGGGTTACAGCAACACCGGCTACGTTCTGCTCGGGCTGCTGGTGCAGAAGGTCACGGGCCGGCCGGTGAGTGCGGAGATCACCGATCGGATCATGACGCCGCTGGGGCTCGGTGACACCTACTGGCCCGCTGCCGGTGAGCAGAAGATCCGGGGTGTCCACCCCGGGGCTTACAAGTCCAAGACCAGCAAACCGGGCGGCGAACCGGTGGACGTGTCGGAGATGGATCCGTCCAGGGGGTGGGCGGCCGGGCAGCTGGTCAGCACGCCGCGGGACGTCAACCGGTTCTTGGGCGCGCTGCTGGGGGGCAGGCTCCTCACACCGTCGATGCTGGAGCAGATGAAGCGGACCGTCCCGGTGGCCGGGGCCCCGCAGGGGTGGGGGTATGGGCTCGGGTTGACGAAGATCCTGCTGAGCTGCGGCGGCCTCGCGTGGGGGCACAGTGGTGATGTCGGCGGCTACTCGACCCGTAGCGGCATCACCGAGGGCGGCCGGTCGGCCACGGTCACCGCGACCGCGGAGTCTCTCACGGCAGACGGTGACAAGCAGCTCGACGCCGCCCTTGACACGGCCCTTTGCGCGGGAAGGTAG
- a CDS encoding response regulator transcription factor has protein sequence MRVVIAEDDALLREGLALLLAAEGIEVLAAVDNAADLLAAVTEKAPDALIVDVRLPPDFSDEGLRAAIEARRTRPELPVLVLSSYVEDTYASALLSKGGVGVGYLLKERVGKVQSFLDALHRVAEGGTAIDPEVIAQLLVRRRAGDPLHALTAREREVLALMAEGLSNTDLSERLVISEGAVNKHIRNIFAKLGLQPSDSGHRRVLAVLAYLKA, from the coding sequence ATGCGGGTTGTGATCGCCGAAGATGACGCGCTGTTGCGCGAGGGGCTGGCCCTGCTGCTGGCCGCAGAGGGCATCGAGGTGCTCGCCGCCGTCGACAACGCTGCCGACCTGCTCGCCGCCGTCACGGAAAAGGCGCCCGACGCGCTCATCGTGGACGTACGGCTGCCGCCGGACTTCAGCGACGAGGGTCTGCGCGCGGCCATCGAGGCCAGGCGGACACGGCCCGAGCTGCCCGTGCTGGTGCTGTCCTCCTATGTCGAGGACACCTACGCATCCGCCCTGCTCAGCAAGGGTGGCGTGGGGGTCGGTTACCTGCTGAAGGAGCGGGTCGGCAAGGTGCAGTCCTTCCTCGACGCGCTCCACCGGGTGGCCGAGGGCGGGACCGCCATCGACCCCGAGGTGATCGCCCAGCTCCTGGTCCGCCGTCGGGCCGGAGACCCGCTCCACGCCTTGACCGCGCGTGAGCGGGAGGTGCTCGCGCTGATGGCGGAGGGGTTGTCCAACACCGATCTGAGCGAGCGGCTGGTCATCAGCGAGGGTGCGGTCAACAAGCACATCAGGAACATCTTCGCCAAGCTCGGCCTGCAACCCTCCGACAGCGGCCACCGCAGGGTCCTAGCCGTGCTCGCCTACCTCAAGGCCTGA
- a CDS encoding sensor histidine kinase: MNVLTAMRNAALFLIIGLSTALLALPLFWLAVCAALLSLAGIGLPLVPPATHLVRRLSGWQRRRLGMPAPPYLPLEGPLPVRLRAAVGDPATPREVLWLLAHGLTGIVLGFLALGLPLAALNAATLPLWWRLTTGSPPSVLGYAVDSWPLALTGPLVATVYLGAACLVLPPAAGLSERLSRSLLKPLGRVRLAQQVALLTAARASALEAHAQELRRIERTLHDGTQNRLVAVVMHLGLLERALAGAPESTRQLAGRAQEAASDALVNLRDAIRAIHPPVLTEYGLDGALAALAARSPVPCTVEITDFPRLPAAVEAAAYFTAAEALTNVAKHSHANKAVVRVHLDGGLLITAIEDDGVGGAHSGTGSGLTGIDHRAAAFGGRTTLTSPPGGPTVLKVELPCGL, translated from the coding sequence ATGAACGTCCTGACGGCCATGCGGAATGCGGCGCTCTTCCTGATCATCGGGTTGAGCACCGCGCTGCTCGCCCTGCCGCTGTTCTGGCTGGCTGTCTGCGCCGCGCTGCTGAGCCTGGCCGGCATCGGCCTGCCCCTGGTCCCGCCGGCGACGCACCTGGTCAGGCGGCTGTCGGGGTGGCAGCGCCGGCGCCTGGGGATGCCTGCTCCGCCGTACCTGCCGCTTGAAGGGCCGCTGCCGGTGCGCCTGCGCGCGGCCGTGGGCGACCCCGCCACCCCGCGGGAAGTGCTCTGGCTCCTCGCGCACGGCCTCACCGGCATCGTGCTCGGCTTCCTGGCACTCGGCCTGCCCCTGGCCGCGCTCAACGCAGCCACCCTGCCGCTGTGGTGGCGGCTGACGACGGGCAGCCCGCCATCGGTGCTCGGCTACGCAGTCGACTCCTGGCCGCTGGCCCTGACCGGCCCGTTGGTCGCCACGGTCTACCTGGGCGCGGCCTGCCTGGTCCTGCCGCCCGCCGCCGGCCTGTCAGAACGGCTCAGCCGCAGCCTGCTCAAACCCCTGGGCCGCGTACGGCTGGCGCAGCAGGTGGCACTGCTGACCGCGGCTCGGGCCTCGGCACTCGAGGCCCACGCACAAGAACTCAGACGCATCGAACGCACCCTCCACGACGGCACGCAGAACCGCCTGGTCGCCGTCGTCATGCACCTCGGCCTGCTCGAACGCGCCCTGGCGGGCGCCCCGGAAAGCACCCGGCAACTGGCCGGACGGGCCCAAGAGGCCGCCTCCGACGCCCTGGTCAACCTGCGCGATGCCATCCGGGCCATCCACCCGCCCGTCCTCACCGAGTACGGGCTCGACGGTGCGCTCGCCGCGCTGGCCGCGCGCAGTCCCGTCCCCTGCACCGTCGAGATCACCGACTTCCCTCGCCTGCCCGCGGCCGTCGAGGCGGCGGCCTACTTCACCGCCGCCGAAGCGCTCACCAACGTCGCCAAACACAGCCACGCCAACAAGGCCGTGGTGCGGGTGCACCTGGACGGCGGCCTGCTGATCACCGCGATCGAGGACGACGGCGTGGGCGGCGCCCACAGCGGCACCGGCAGCGGCCTGACCGGAATCGACCACCGAGCCGCCGCCTTCGGCGGCCGAACCACCCTGACCAGCCCGCCCGGCGGGCCGACCGTGCTGAAAGTGGAGTTGCCATGCGGGTTGTGA
- a CDS encoding leucine-rich repeat domain-containing protein, which produces MCGDHQCAPYVRAGSAAGERESRPAPPSLKQGHFIPSSIARGTGHRLPAMPLEAAGGADPLRQDVEVGWIEVSPEAERRIAAALESGASDLDLSGLELDSLPEALRDLTGITRLDLRNNLFAELPEWLGGFANLTELKLSGSKLVSLPDALGGLTNLTTLELNTGGDRLTALPNWLCNLANLRVLKLRDNRITHLPEWLGDLSNLTVLDLAFNNVAVLPDSIGDLTGLAELNLWYNQLTALPETFGRLTGLTTLDLGHNRFTVLPEAFGDLANLTDLSLAMNQLTTLPDTLGELTSLVELNVCYNRLAALPETFGRLTSLTRLYLGGGNRIAALPETLSNLTELDLQDSKLTVLPDGIARLTNLTKLNLYGNRIAELPETLSNLSELNLGVNDLAVLPSGLAGLTNLTKLKLYSNRLSVLPDWLGNLTGLTELDLSNNQLDLLPDTFGTLAGLAELDLSQNKLTALPDTFGDLGNLGELELSGNRLDLLPDTFGGLADLVELDLSHNNLTGLPESFGDLVSLAKLNLYGNHLSTLPDTFGGVIGLRELDLSHNKLTTLPESFGHLVNLAKVNLSGNHHLKTLPDTFGGLVNLTWLEAPHNELTTLPDTFGNLANLRYLNLDANEVRALPDTMGDLANLGCLSLGGNQLSALPDTMANLANLTYLDLSENDLTEVPEWVRGLTALEELNLGDNQITALPEWLENLTVTELRVRGNPLISPPDWLIDDEDWDWDDEDWDDEDAETR; this is translated from the coding sequence ATGTGCGGAGATCATCAGTGTGCCCCGTATGTCAGGGCCGGGTCGGCCGCCGGTGAGCGGGAATCAAGACCGGCACCGCCGTCACTGAAACAGGGGCACTTCATTCCGTCGTCGATCGCGCGCGGCACCGGTCATCGGTTGCCGGCGATGCCGTTGGAGGCGGCGGGCGGAGCCGATCCGCTTCGCCAGGATGTCGAAGTGGGGTGGATCGAGGTGTCTCCCGAGGCCGAGAGGCGGATCGCCGCGGCGCTGGAAAGCGGTGCTTCTGACCTGGACCTTTCCGGTCTGGAGCTGGACAGCCTGCCTGAGGCGCTGCGCGACCTCACCGGTATTACCAGGCTCGACCTGAGAAACAATCTGTTCGCTGAATTACCCGAATGGCTGGGGGGCTTCGCGAACCTCACCGAGCTCAAACTGTCAGGGAGCAAGCTCGTCAGCCTGCCTGATGCGTTAGGCGGCCTCACCAACCTCACCACGCTGGAGCTCAATACCGGCGGCGACCGCCTCACCGCATTGCCGAACTGGCTGTGTAACCTCGCCAATCTGAGGGTGCTCAAGCTGCGGGACAACAGGATCACCCATTTACCCGAGTGGCTGGGTGATCTGTCCAACCTCACGGTTCTCGACCTGGCCTTCAACAATGTCGCCGTCCTGCCGGACTCGATCGGCGACCTCACCGGCCTCGCCGAGCTGAACCTCTGGTACAACCAGCTCACCGCTCTGCCGGAAACGTTCGGCAGGCTCACCGGCCTGACCACGCTCGACCTGGGCCACAATCGGTTCACCGTGCTCCCGGAGGCGTTCGGCGACCTCGCCAACCTCACCGATCTCAGCCTGGCCATGAACCAGCTGACCACGTTGCCGGACACGCTGGGCGAGCTCACCAGCCTCGTCGAGCTGAACGTCTGCTACAACCGGCTCGCCGCTCTGCCGGAAACGTTCGGCAGGCTCACCAGCCTCACCAGGCTGTACCTGGGCGGCGGAAATCGGATCGCCGCGCTGCCGGAGACGCTGAGCAACCTCACCGAACTCGACCTGCAAGACAGCAAGCTCACCGTATTGCCGGACGGCATAGCCCGGCTCACCAACCTGACCAAACTCAACCTGTACGGCAACCGCATCGCCGAACTGCCGGAGACGCTGAGCAACCTCTCCGAGCTGAATTTGGGAGTTAACGACCTCGCTGTCCTGCCAAGCGGGCTGGCTGGGCTCACCAATCTCACCAAGCTCAAGCTGTACAGCAATCGGCTCAGCGTTCTGCCCGACTGGCTGGGTAATCTCACCGGCCTTACCGAGCTGGACCTCAGCAACAATCAGCTGGACCTGTTGCCCGACACATTCGGTACCCTCGCCGGTCTCGCCGAGCTTGATCTGTCGCAGAACAAGCTCACCGCGTTGCCCGACACCTTCGGCGATCTCGGCAATCTCGGCGAGCTGGAGCTGAGCGGTAACCGGTTGGACCTGTTGCCGGATACCTTCGGTGGTCTCGCCGATCTCGTCGAGCTCGACCTGTCGCACAACAATCTCACAGGATTGCCCGAGTCCTTCGGCGACCTTGTCAGCCTCGCCAAGCTCAATCTGTACGGCAACCACCTGAGCACCTTGCCGGACACGTTCGGCGGCGTCATCGGTCTCAGGGAGCTTGACTTGTCGCACAACAAGCTCACGACATTGCCCGAGAGCTTCGGCCATCTCGTCAACCTCGCCAAGGTCAATCTGTCCGGCAATCACCATCTGAAAACGTTGCCGGACACGTTCGGCGGCCTCGTCAATCTCACCTGGCTCGAGGCGCCGCACAATGAGCTCACGACGTTGCCTGACACCTTCGGCAACCTGGCCAACCTCAGGTACCTCAATCTGGACGCCAACGAGGTGCGCGCGTTGCCTGACACCATGGGTGACCTGGCCAACCTCGGCTGCCTCAGCCTGGGCGGCAACCAGTTGAGCGCGTTGCCTGACACCATGGCCAACCTGGCCAACCTCACTTACCTCGACTTGAGCGAGAACGATCTCACCGAGGTGCCCGAGTGGGTAAGAGGTCTCACCGCCCTTGAGGAACTCAACCTGGGCGACAACCAAATCACTGCCCTGCCCGAGTGGCTGGAGAACCTCACAGTCACAGAGCTTCGGGTGAGGGGCAACCCGCTCATCTCACCGCCGGACTGGCTGATCGACGACGAGGACTGGGACTGGGACGACGAGGACTGGGACGACGAGGACGCGGAAACGCGCTGA
- a CDS encoding N-acetylmuramoyl-L-alanine amidase: protein MHIRLTATLIAGTLTSPAAVPAAVSTSGRQADFAAAAREYGVPESVLLGVSYLESRWDTNGWSPSTAGGYGPMHLVDAPPGRRPLSALRMADPPASLPQAGLLIGADPATLRKDPAANIRAGAALLASYQDRPSADPSAWYEAVARYSGAADETGAQQFADEVFSVMREGVERRTDDGFLVRLDPVPALSSPREQSENADVECPASLACEWMPAAYRRFGKKSNRDYGNHDHLSRTRAVDYIVIHDTEGSYKGIPSMINDPKYVSWHYTIRSGDGHVAQHVPTNDIAWHAGNWDVNTRSIGIEHEGRLAQGGTWYTEAMYRSSAKLVKYLADKYDIPLNRAHILGHDNVPGPTPKAVPGMHDDPGPYWDWAHYFDLMGKPLKEAKNGDSIMIRPSYGENQSRFTGCAGGKPAKDCPKHGAATVWLHTQPSESSPLVSDPGKHAGTPGTYSVYDQSARASTGQRYAVAARQGDWTAIWYLGQKAWFHNPPSNPTAVPAKGPVVTPLKAGTKVYGRAYPEKSAYKLASYQPLAPLPYKIGPGQQYTVGGTITGSYYAAGAFSPAKHVTTTGDLRYYQIQLGHRVMFVMAKDVRLID, encoded by the coding sequence ATGCACATCCGGCTCACCGCCACCTTGATCGCCGGCACGCTCACCTCGCCTGCCGCCGTGCCCGCTGCCGTGTCCACGTCGGGACGGCAGGCCGACTTCGCCGCCGCGGCCCGGGAGTACGGCGTGCCGGAGAGCGTGCTGCTCGGCGTCTCGTACCTGGAGTCCCGCTGGGACACGAACGGCTGGTCGCCCAGCACGGCGGGCGGCTACGGGCCGATGCACCTGGTGGACGCACCCCCCGGCCGACGCCCCCTATCTGCGCTGCGCATGGCCGACCCGCCCGCCTCGCTCCCCCAGGCCGGGCTCCTCATCGGCGCCGACCCCGCCACGCTGCGCAAGGACCCCGCCGCCAACATCAGGGCCGGCGCCGCCCTCCTCGCCTCCTACCAGGACCGCCCGAGCGCCGACCCCTCCGCCTGGTACGAGGCCGTCGCCCGCTATTCGGGCGCCGCGGACGAGACCGGGGCTCAACAGTTCGCCGACGAGGTCTTCTCGGTGATGCGGGAGGGCGTGGAGCGCCGCACCGACGACGGCTTCCTGGTGCGGCTCGACCCGGTACCGGCCCTGTCGTCCCCTCGCGAGCAGTCGGAGAACGCGGACGTGGAGTGCCCCGCCTCCCTCGCCTGCGAATGGATGCCCGCCGCGTACAGACGCTTCGGCAAGAAGAGCAACCGGGACTACGGCAACCATGACCACCTGAGCCGGACCCGGGCCGTCGACTACATCGTCATCCACGACACCGAGGGCTCGTACAAGGGCATCCCGTCCATGATCAACGACCCGAAGTACGTGAGCTGGCACTACACGATCCGCTCCGGCGACGGGCATGTCGCCCAGCACGTGCCGACGAACGACATCGCCTGGCACGCGGGCAACTGGGACGTCAACACCCGTTCGATAGGGATCGAGCACGAGGGCCGCCTCGCCCAAGGGGGCACCTGGTACACGGAGGCGATGTACCGCTCGTCGGCCAAGCTGGTCAAATATCTGGCCGACAAGTACGACATCCCGCTCAACCGCGCCCACATCCTCGGCCACGACAACGTGCCCGGCCCCACCCCGAAGGCCGTTCCCGGCATGCACGACGACCCCGGGCCGTACTGGGACTGGGCCCACTACTTCGACCTGATGGGCAAGCCACTCAAAGAAGCCAAGAACGGCGATTCCATCATGATCCGCCCGTCGTACGGCGAGAACCAGTCCCGCTTCACCGGCTGCGCCGGCGGCAAACCGGCCAAGGACTGCCCGAAGCACGGCGCCGCCACGGTCTGGCTGCACACGCAGCCGAGCGAGTCGTCTCCCCTGGTCAGCGATCCCGGCAAGCATGCGGGAACGCCCGGCACGTACAGCGTGTACGACCAGAGCGCCCGCGCCTCCACCGGCCAGCGCTACGCCGTGGCCGCCCGGCAGGGCGACTGGACGGCCATCTGGTACCTGGGCCAGAAAGCCTGGTTCCACAACCCGCCCTCGAACCCCACCGCCGTCCCCGCCAAGGGCCCCGTGGTCACGCCGCTCAAGGCCGGCACCAAGGTGTACGGCCGCGCGTACCCGGAGAAGTCCGCCTACAAGCTGGCGTCCTACCAGCCGCTGGCGCCGCTCCCGTACAAGATCGGGCCCGGCCAGCAGTACACGGTGGGCGGCACGATCACCGGCTCCTACTACGCCGCCGGCGCCTTCAGCCCGGCCAAACACGTCACCACCACCGGCGATCTCCGCTACTACCAGATCCAGCTCGGCCACCGGGTGATGTTCGTGATGGCCAAGGATGTCCGCCTGATCGATTGA
- a CDS encoding TetR/AcrR family transcriptional regulator: MRKLKTSRQPEILDAALAIADERGLEALSMRAVAERVGVTPMALYGYFRNKDELLDGLVGRLLGELVPDDPGQTWQERLGAIAWAIRRLAREHPTVFPLLLLRTSVTPDGVKLVDLAYQALLDAGVPEADVPRVERLMSTFVLGFALSEVSGRFSHASREIRHRRGTDMPAHQRLAGHLTPDDWDAEFADDLADLMRIIRPV; the protein is encoded by the coding sequence GTGCGGAAGCTCAAGACCTCCCGGCAGCCGGAAATCCTCGACGCGGCCCTCGCGATCGCCGACGAACGCGGCCTCGAAGCCCTGTCCATGCGGGCCGTCGCCGAGCGGGTCGGGGTGACGCCCATGGCCCTGTACGGCTATTTCCGGAACAAGGATGAGCTGCTCGACGGCCTGGTCGGCCGCCTGCTCGGCGAGCTCGTGCCCGACGACCCCGGGCAGACGTGGCAGGAGCGCCTGGGCGCGATCGCGTGGGCGATCCGGCGCCTGGCCCGCGAGCACCCGACGGTCTTCCCGCTCCTGCTGCTGCGCACGTCGGTGACGCCCGACGGGGTCAAGCTGGTCGACCTGGCCTATCAGGCGCTGCTCGACGCGGGCGTGCCGGAGGCCGACGTCCCCCGGGTCGAGCGGCTGATGAGCACGTTCGTGCTGGGCTTCGCGCTGTCCGAGGTGAGCGGGCGCTTCTCCCACGCCTCCAGGGAGATCAGGCACCGCCGAGGGACCGACATGCCCGCCCACCAGCGGCTGGCCGGCCACCTCACGCCTGATGACTGGGATGCCGAATTCGCTGATGATCTCGCAGATCTCATGCGTATCATCCGACCCGTCTGA
- a CDS encoding ABC transporter ATP-binding protein — protein MLNANGLVKRYGDVTALGGFDLRVEPGEIAGLVGHNGAGKTTFFEIAAGLVRADAGSVVARGEVGMAPQQLALYPSVTVRETLRLFGGLAGLRRRSLARAVDVAAEEMALTEVLDRRVSVLSGGQQRRTQAATALLADPGVLLLDEPTVGADPETRAALLAAVRRRADGGAAVVYCTHYLPELAELEATIAVARNGRVIARGTGAELLKGLPGEVRVTLDDDEITVSTTDPTATLAALLRDLDRPVRGIDIRQPSLDDLYRELAHAA, from the coding sequence ATGCTGAACGCGAACGGGCTGGTCAAGCGGTACGGCGACGTCACCGCCCTGGGCGGCTTCGACCTGCGGGTGGAGCCGGGGGAGATCGCGGGTCTGGTCGGGCACAACGGTGCCGGCAAGACGACGTTCTTCGAGATCGCCGCGGGCCTGGTCCGGGCGGACGCCGGGAGCGTCGTGGCGCGGGGCGAGGTGGGGATGGCGCCCCAGCAGCTCGCCCTCTACCCGAGCGTCACCGTGCGGGAGACGCTGCGGCTGTTCGGCGGGCTCGCCGGGCTGCGGCGGCGGTCCCTGGCCAGGGCTGTCGACGTCGCGGCCGAGGAGATGGCGCTGACCGAGGTGCTCGACCGGCGCGTGAGCGTGCTCTCCGGCGGCCAGCAGCGCCGCACGCAGGCCGCCACCGCCCTCCTCGCGGACCCGGGCGTGCTCCTCCTCGACGAGCCCACGGTGGGCGCCGACCCCGAGACCCGCGCCGCGCTCCTGGCGGCGGTGCGCCGCCGGGCGGACGGCGGTGCGGCGGTCGTCTACTGCACCCACTACCTTCCCGAGCTCGCCGAGCTGGAGGCCACGATCGCCGTCGCGAGGAACGGGCGGGTCATCGCGCGGGGCACGGGCGCCGAGCTGCTCAAGGGGCTGCCGGGCGAGGTACGCGTCACGCTGGACGACGACGAGATCACGGTCTCCACCACCGATCCCACCGCCACCCTGGCCGCCCTCCTGCGTGACCTGGACCGCCCGGTGCGCGGCATCGACATCCGCCAGCCGTCGCTCGACGACCTCTACCGGGAGCTGGCCCATGCCGCGTGA